GACTGAAGACGATGTAATTGTATTTAACTTCTCTGGTCACGGACATTTTGACCTTGCAGCATACGATGCATATTTTAATGGAGAGCTGCATGATTACGAATATCCTGAAGAGGAGATAGAAAGAGCAATAAAAAATCTTCCGGAGATTTAAAATTAGCGGGCGTGTGGAATAACGCCGCACGCCCTTTTTTTGAATGGAGGTAACATATGGCCATAATAAAACCTTTTAAACCGCTTAGACCTGTAAGCCGATTTGCCGGGGCAGTAGTGGCACCGCCTTACGATTCTGTTTCTTTAAAGGAAGCAAGAGAGATTGTAAGAAGCAATCCACTGTCTTTTTTGAAAGTTCTTAAACCAGAGGTTAATGTGCCTTTTTATAGTACCTCAAAAAGTGTTATGTTTCGTGAAGCAAAACACTCTTTGGACGAATTCTTGGAAGGAGGGATTTTTGTACACGAAAAAACGCCTCATTTTTATATTTATACTGAAAGTATCGACAAGCATATGCAAAGCGGAATTGTTGGTCTCTTTTCTTGCAATGATTACGAGAAAGGTGTTATAAAAGGAACAGAAAAAACTAAGTACAAAGAACTTGACGACAGAATAAGTTGGATTGAATACATGAATATTCAGGCGGGCCCTTCCTTTTTAATGTACAGAGAAAAGAAG
This genomic stretch from Caldisericota bacterium harbors:
- a CDS encoding TrpB-like pyridoxal-phosphate dependent enzyme (catalyzes the formation of L-tryptophan from indole and L-serine) yields the protein TEDDVIVFNFSGHGHFDLAAYDAYFNGELHDYEYPEEEIERAIKNLPEI